Proteins co-encoded in one Perca flavescens isolate YP-PL-M2 chromosome 11, PFLA_1.0, whole genome shotgun sequence genomic window:
- the steap3 gene encoding metalloreductase STEAP3: MHSAMDEPLLAAEVSEPGSRPDPGGPVIGIIGSGDFSRSLAARLVASGFRVVVGSRAPGRVASAAFPARVELCSQGEAAQRADRLLFVAVYPEHYHSLLGLSQQLQGKVLVDVSNASSLSRPEQSNAERLAQLFPQSSVVKGFNVLSAWALQAGAHDGNRQVPICSDEADSKAAVLQLARRLGFSPVDVGGLCAARDVEEAPLVLFPSWGRPVLLTFLLFLFFYGYNFLRHILLPFLDQGENNFYQLPLVTVNETLPAVAIVTLALVYLPGLVASVFQLARGTKYKRFPGWLDCWLCSRKQLGLLSFLCAGLHAVYSMCLTLRSAAGYTLLNTAYQQVKTGVENSWVEQLVWRSDLYLSCGILGLGILAVLAVTSLPSVGNALNWREFTFVQSGLGYAALTLSVMHTLFFGWDFAFFPSAYRYHLPPVYLLALILPCTVLVGRVFLALPCLMFRLAKIRRGWECTRHRPPNHPEPEAAGDVYGL; the protein is encoded by the exons ATGCACAGTGCCATGGACGAGCCTCTGTTGGCTGCTGAAGTGTCAGAGCCCGGGTCCCGGCCAGACCCGGGGGGCCCTGTGATTGGCATCATCGGCTCCGGAGACTTCTCCCGCTCGCTGGCGGCGCGGCTGGTGGCCAGTGGCTTCAGGGTGGTGGTAGGCAGCCGGGCGCCGGGCCGCGTGGCCAGTGCGGCGTTTCCTGCCAGAGTGGAGCTGTGCTCCCAGGGGGAGGCGGCGCAGCGGGCAGATCGGCTGCTGTTCGTTGCCGTCTACCCAGAGCACTACCACAGCCTGCTGGGGCTCAGCCAGCAGCTGCAGGGGAAGGTGCTGGTGGACGTTAGCAACGCCAGCAGCCTAAGCAGACCGGAGCAGTCGAATGCAGAGAGGCTGGCTCAGCTGTTCCCACAGAGCTCGGTGGTGAAGGGCTTCAATGTGCTGAGTGCATGGGCGCTGCAGGCCGGAGCCCACGATGGGAACAGGCAG GTCCCGATCTGCAGCGATGAAGCCGACTCTAAAGCAGCCGTGCTGCAGCTGGCGCGGCGCCTGGGCTTCAGCCCTGTGGACGTGGGCGGCCTGTGTGCAGCCAGAGACGTTGAGGAAGCCCCGCTGGTCCTCTTCCCGTCCTGGGGACGCCCCGTCCTGCtcaccttcctcctcttcctcttcttctacgGATACAACTTCCTGAGGCACATCCTGCTGCCCTTCCTCGATCAGGGAGAGAACAATTTCTACCAGCTCCCACTGGTCACGGTCAATGAAACACTGCCGGCCGTTGCCATAGTTACGCTGGCGCTTGTCTACCTACCAG GTCTGGTGGCGTCTGTCTTCCAGCTGGCCAGGGGAACCAAATATAAGAGATTCCCTGGTTGGCTGGACTGCTGGCTGTGCAGTCGGAAGCAGCTGGGCCTACTGAGCTTCCTCTGCGCTGGACTCCATGCTGTATACAGCATGTGTCTGACACTGCGGAGCGCTGCAGGCTACACTCTGCTAAACACGGCTTACCAGCAG GTGAAAACTGGTGTTGAAAACTCGTGGGTGGAGCAGCTGGTTTGGAGGTCCGACCTTTACCTGTCCTGCGGAATTCTGGGATTGGGAATCCTGGCTGTGCTGGCTGTTACCTCTCTGCCCTCGGTGGGAAATGCCCTCAACTGGAGGGAGTTTACATTTGTTCAG TCAGGACTTGGCTATGCAGCCTTAACTCTCTCCGTCATGCACACTCTCTTCTTCGGCTGGGACTTTGCCTTCTTCCCTTCAGCCTACCGTTACCACCTACCCCCGGTGTACCTGCTGGCCCTCATCCTGCCCTGCACCGTCCTGGTGGGACGGGTCTTCCTGGCTCTGCCCTGCCTGATGTTCAGACTGGCAAAGATCCGCAGGGGCTGGGAGTGCACACGACACCGCCCCCCAAACCATCCGGAGCCAGAGGCAGCTGGAGACGTCTATGGGCTATAG